A genomic region of Papaver somniferum cultivar HN1 chromosome 7, ASM357369v1, whole genome shotgun sequence contains the following coding sequences:
- the LOC113298782 gene encoding histone deacetylase HDT1-like codes for MEFWGVEVKPGVPHKVTFTENRLIHISQAALGETKKGNENVVLFVNFNGKKLVVGTLSMDKCPQIQCDLVFEKEFELCHNSKNGSVYFSGYKGFLGPESPSDDSDDSDSDDEIPLVANGKPEPLEGSKVGSSEAKPKVKIVEPKKGDESEDDDSEDSSDEEESDEEDNKGASDGTNDEDESDDDEDESDDDSDDDTPDKAKKRNKRSAETSASKTPADKKAKLMSTPQKSGADGKKGSGVHIATPHPAKKAGKGDKSKQETPKSAATPVSCNTCSKTFNSEKGLESHTKAKH; via the exons ATGGAGTTTTGGG GTGTTGAAGTCAAACCTGGTGTACCTCATAAGGTTACCTTTACTGAAAACCGCCTTATTCATATCTCGCAG GCTGCACTTGGGGAAACAAAGAAGGGGAATGAGAATGTTGTCCTCTTTGTTAACTTTAATGGAAAGAAGCTGGTGGTGGGAACACTTTCGATGGACAAATGTCCTCAAATTCAATGTGATTTGGTTTTTGAGAAAGAGTTTGAGCTATGTCACAACTCGAAAAATGGGAGTGTTTACTTCAGTGGCTACAAAGGTTTCCTGGGTCCTGAATCACCTTCAGATG ATTCTGATGATTCTGATAGCGATGATGAAATTCCGCTTGTTGCAAATG GAAAACCTGAGCCACTTGAAGGTTCTAAGGTCGGTTCTTCCGAAGCTAAACCAAAGGTGAAAATAGTAGAACCAAAAAAGGGTGATGAAAGTGAAGATGATGATTCTGAGGATAGTTCTGATGAGGAGGAATCAGATGAAGAG GATAATAAAGGAGCTTCTGATGGCACCAACGACGaagatgaaagtgatgatgacgaagatgaaagtgatgatgatagtgatgatgataCTCCAGACAAG GCTAAGAAGAGAAACAAGAGATCTGCTGAGACTTCTGCATCTAAAACCCCTGCTGACAAGAAGGCTAAATTGATGAGTACGCCTCAGAAATCTG GTGCTGATGGAAAGAAGGGATCCGGGGTCCATATAGCAACTCCTCATCCTGCTAAGAAGGCTGGTAAGGGTGACAAATCAAAGCAAGAAACTCCGAAATCTGCTGCCACTCCAGTCTCATGCAACACTTGTAGCAA gACATTCAACTCAGAGAAGGGCCTAGAATCTCATACCAAGGCAAAGCATTGA